Proteins found in one Neurospora crassa OR74A linkage group II, whole genome shotgun sequence genomic segment:
- a CDS encoding MFS peptide transporter, producing the protein MATAEIVAADASSNYDLEKHNTASTTQKHIPIEDDYEGKPTQEELDTLRRVPGSLPIIAYMICIIEFCERASYYGVQPLISNYVNRPLPQGGNGWGAPARGTQQTAGALGMGQSTSNAVTQSFSMLAYALPLVFGWLADAKTGRFKLICWGVIVFGIAHVLLIVAGAKNLLADGTSKAPFFIAVYILAFGAGMFKPNVSPLLLDQVTNTKPMIKVLKTGERVIEDPEATTERVMLWFYLMINIGGFMGVATAYSEKYIGWWLAFLIPLILYLPLPLLLWFLRKRLILHPPGGSDLPNVFRVLGVCLRRGGIKKIGRHGFWELAKPSNIAAAGLEGTYKTQWSDQFVEDVRRTFQGTGIFCFFPIQYLNDNGLGSAANFLSTMLRTDGVPNDVISNFNSLSIIATAPVLNYGLYPALRRLGIHYGPIARITTGLALSTLGGVGYTLLNYYAYKLSPCGEYGSSDCTIGTGVANISIWYLAIPFAIGGISELFVNVPAYGIAYSRAPVNMRGLVSAINLFSTAVAYIIGLACSSVVTDPYLTWDFGGPAIAGGVLTIIFYITFRHIDKEETVFSQRETIEATPVEDSSSQVGEKPSPVYSEKK; encoded by the exons ATGG CTACGGCAGAGATTGTGGCCGCTGATGCCAGCTCCAACTATGACTTGGAGAAGCACAACACGGCCAGCACCACGCAGAAGCACATCCCCATTGAGGACGACTATGAGGGCAAGCCTACCCAGGAGGAGCTCGACACGCTCCGCCGTGTGCCCGGTAGTCTGCCCATCATTGCTTATATGATTTGCATCATCGAGTTCTGCGAGAGAGCGTCGTACTACGGTGTCCAGCCCCTTATCAGCAACTATGTCAACCGCCCCCTGCCCCAAGGCGGCAACGGTTGGGGTGCTCCCGCCCGTGGCACCCAGCAGACTGCCGGTGCCCTCGGTATGGGCCAGAGTACCTCCAACGCCGTCACTCAGTCCTTCTCCATGTTGGCTTATGCCCTGCCCCTCGTCTTCGGCTGGCTGGCCGACGCAAAGACTGGCCGCTTCAAGCTTATCTGCTGGGGTGTCATTGTCTTCGGTATCGCTCACGTTCTCCTGATCGTTGCCGGTGCCAAGAACCTCCTTGCCGACGGAACCTCCAAGGCTCCCTTCTTCATCGCCGTCTACATTCTCGCCTTTGGTGCTG GCATGTTCAAGCCCAACGTCTCTCCCCTGCTCCTCGATCAAGTTACCAACACCAAGCCCATGATCAAGGTGCTCAAGACCGGCGAGCGCGTTATCGAGGACCCCGAGGCCACCACTGAGCGTGTCATGTTGTGGTTCTACCTCATGATCAACATTGGTGGTTTCATGGGTGTTGCCACTGCCTACTCCGAAAAGTACATTGGCTGGTGGCTTGCCTTCCTCATCCCTCTTATCCtttatcttcctcttccccttctcctgtGGTTCCTCCGCAAGCGTCTCATCCTCCACCCCCCCGGTGGTTCCGATCTCCCCAACGTCTTCAGGGTTCTTGGTGTCTGCCTCCGCCGCGGAGGTATCAAGAAGATTGGTCGTCACGGATTCTGGGAGCTGGCCAAGCCTTCCAACATTGCTGCTGCCGGCCTTGAGGGTACCTACAAGACTCAATGGAGCGACCAGTTCGTTGAGGATGTCCGCCGTACATTCCAGGGTACTGGTATCTTCTGTTTCTTCCCTATCCAGTACCTCAACGACAACGGTCTCGGCTCCGCCGCTAATTTCTTGTCAACCATGTTGAGGACTGATGGTGTTCCCAACGACGTTATCTCCAACTTCAACTCCCTCAGCATCATTGCCACTGCTCCCGTCCTCAACTACGGCTTGTACCCTGCGCTTAGACGGCTCGGCATCCACTACGGTCCCATCGCTCGCATCACCACCGGTTTGGCCCTGTCCACCCTCGGCGGTGTGGGCTACACGCTGCTCAACTACTACGCCTACAAGCTGTCTCCTTGCGGCGAGTACGGTTCCAGTGACTGCACCATCGGCACCGGTGTTGCCAACATCAGCATTTGGTATTTGGCCATCCCCTTCGCCATTGGTGGTATTTCCGAGTTGTTCGTCAACGTGCCTGCGTACGGTATTGCTTACTCGCGCGCTCCTGTTAACATGAGAGGTCTTGTCTCGGCCATCAACCTGTTTTCCACGGCTGTGGCCTACATCATCGGTCTTGCCTGCTCTTCGGTTGTTACCGATCCCTACCTTACCTGGGACTTTGGTGGCCCCGCCATTGCTGGCGGTGTCctcaccatcatcttctaCATCACCTTCAGGCACATCGACAAGGAGGAGACCGTCTTCTCCCAAAGAGAGACCATTGAGGCCACTCCCGTCGAGGATTCTAGCAGCCAAGTTGGCGAGAAGCCCTCTCCCGTTTATTCCGAGAAGAAGTAA
- a CDS encoding endothiapepsin, producing the protein MVALTNLLLTTLLASAGLGAALPPRIGSTVIEAREPELPVSGRKITLPQQKNPRFHKFNGALSVYKTYLKYGAPVPDHLVQAVANHLGISVEEVHNYANTTANARRDQGSATAAPIDQSDSAYITPVSIGTPAQTLNLDFDTGSSDLWVFSNSLPSSQRAGHTIYNPSKSSTAKRVNGASWDISYGDGSSSKGQVYLDKVTIGGLVVSNQAVETAQQVSQSFTAETSIDGLVGLAFGSLNTVRPRQQKTWFENAIGQLDQPLFAADLKYEASGTYDFGFIDPAKHTGDITYVPVNTNPGYWTWTSTGYQVGSSPFVSQSITNIADTGTTLMYVPDSILRAYYGQIRGATNSQSYGGYVFPCSTEAPDFTFGVTDEATITIPGRFINYGPVTDDGETCFGGLQTSSDVGINIFGDVALKAAYVVFKGGDSPSLGWASKQL; encoded by the exons ATGGTCGCCCTCACCAACCTTcttctcaccaccctccttgCCTCCGCCGGCCTTGGGGCTGCCCTGCCCCCGCGCATCGGCAGCACCGTCATCGAGGCTCGGGAGCCGGAACTGCCAGTCAGCGGCCGCAAAATCACGCTGCCCCAGCAGAAGAACCCCCGCTTCCACAAGTTCAACGGCGCCCTCTCCGTCTACAAGACCTACCTGAAGTACGGCGCCCCCGTGCCCGACCACCTCGTCCAAGCCGTCGCCAACCACCTCGGCATTTCAGTCGAGGAAGTCCACAACTATGCCAACACGACCGCCAACGCCCGAAGAGACCAAGGCTCCGCAACCGCCGCCCCCATTGACCAATCCGACTCGGCCTACATCACCCCCGTCTCCATTGGCACCCCCGCGCAGACCCTGAACCTCGACTTCGACACGGGCTCCTCGGACCTCTGGgtcttctccaactcccttCCCTCCAGCCAGAGAGCCGGCCACACAATTTATAACCCCAGCAAGTCATCCACGGCCAAGCGGGTTAACGGCGCCTCTTGGGATATCTCTTATGGCGACGGGTCGTCATCCAAGGGCCAGGTCTATCTGGATAAGGTGACCATCGGAGGCTTGGTGGTTAGCAACCAGGCAGTCGAGACGGCGCAGCAAGTGAGCCAGAGCTTCACGGCTGAGACGTCTATCGATGGGCTGGTTGGGTTGGCGTTCGGTAGCCTGAATACCGTCAGGCCGAGGCAGCAGAAGACGTGGTTCGAGAATGCGATCGGCCAGTTGGACCAGCCGTTGTTTGCGGCGGATCTGAAGTATGAAGCTT CCGGCACTTACGACTTCGGCTTCATCGACCCCGCCAAACACACAGGCGACATTACCTACGTGCccgtcaacaccaacccGGGCTACTGGACCTGGACCTCGACGGGCTACCAAGTTGGCTCCTCGCCCTTCGTCTCGcagtccatcaccaacattgCCGACACGGGCACCACGCTCATGTACGTGCCCGACTCGATCCTGCGGGCGTACTACGGGCAGATTCGCGGCGCCACCAACAGCCAGTCGTACGGTGGGTATGTGTTCCCCTGCTCGACCGAGGCACCGGACTTCACGTTCGGAGTGACGGACGAAGCCACGATCACGATCCCGGGTCGCTTCATCAACTATGGGCCGGTGACGGACGACGGCGAGACGTGCTTTGGTGGCCTGCAGACTAGCAGCGATGTGGGCATCAACATCTTTGGCGATGTGGCGCTCAAGGCGGCGTATGTGGTGTTCAAGGGGGGCGACTCGCCGAGTCTGGGGTGGGCTTCCAAGCAGTTGTAG
- the ham-3 gene encoding striatin Pro11: MGTNGVHVSFGAGHEIGGVMGNGSGQPPATEYTLQGVMRFLQTEWHRHERDRNAWEIEKQEMRARIANLEGQARRADATQKALKRYVSILEKKVKEQSAALKSTGKEKGAEGGADAEANKTKLDRSALIQEKLRPNTKLSGAPNEAENLDIGPLDDESARNELKTFLDQCQAEFTYLMVTPANPQPPRESPPLPILDDFREGEAMNQQLEQSYQRSQQSQIRDLLAQQAAAANATTTAAALQNQQQQQQQQQQQQQQQQQQQQQQQQQQHVAGPRPQTNQPPKGYGELQGAPMERSSRGQQLHDILKSGETPDWSASMQSQPAEEPTSALSKAPPMVRGDGREPAAPKSASTTDAWDFNESNFQDPTAMTQPTPQQSFSSRPDTDAFPSAENLTKSPNRGALSHRRKSSSGMARRRSAEHELSLGSLNQKAEGAMFKFRFGLRGHLDVVRTVIFSGGGSPGEPEICTAGDDGLVKRFHIPDRHIGQRNADGDLDVAADFTHRGHSGAVLSLASWSPSPNFSTGGRAQGDGWIFSGGQDATIRVWERGRVDPKATLDGHTDAVWALCVLPTNLGAIFGQTNSHGPPDRILLVSGAADGTVKVWAVSAPPQLTSPQPGPARRGPGGRVRGNSMSSGSAFPSSPQPTTASNSPFHHTLVHTIKRANSEASPTCITALSPNGETFAVSYADAAIIVYDTRSGEEIGTMASLDTYDGTINTAVNAVVATTVGLDQTQGPGGEDETGGGPTGGGRSMAGSGVEGTIISGHEDRYIRFFDANSGQCTYNMLAHPGSVSSLSLSPDGRELVSAGHDMSLRFWSLETRSCTQEMTCHRSMRGEGVCAVVWSQDGKWVVSSGGDGMVKVYAR; encoded by the exons ATGGGCACCAACGGCGTTCATGTCTCGTTTGGCGCGGGCCATGAGATAGGCGGGGTAATGGGCAATGGCTCTGGTCAGCCGCCCGCGACCGAGTATACACTCCAAG GTGTCATGCGCTTCCTCCAGACAGAGTGGCACCGTCATGAGCGCGACCGCAATGCCTGGGAGATCGAAAAGCAGGAGATGCGCGCGAGGATAGCGAACCTCGAGGGTCAGGCCAGGAGAGCAGACGCGACACAAAAGGCACTCAAGAGATATGTCTCGATACTCGAaaagaaggtcaaggagcAGAGCGCTGCCCTAAAGTCTACTGGTAAAGAGAAGGGAGCTGAGGGTGGCGCTGACGCAGAGGCCAACAAAACCAAGCTTGACCGGTCCGCCCTCATACAGGAAAAGTTGCGCC CAAACACAAAGCTCTCTGGAGCCCCCAACGAGGCCGAGAACCTCGATATCGGTCCTCTAGACGACGAATCCGCGCGCAACGAACTCAAAACATTCCTCGATCAGTGTCAGGCCGAGTTTACTTATCTGATGGTGACGCCAGCCAACCCGCAACCACCACGAGAATCCCCGCCCCTGCCTATCCTAGACGACTTTCGCGAGGGTGAAGCCATGAACCAGCAGCTTGAGCAGTCCTACCAGCGTTCTCAACAAAGCCAGATTCGGGACCTGCTTGCCCAGCAGGCAGCTGCTGCTAATGCTACTACGACTGCTGCCGCTCTGCAgaatcagcagcagcagcagcagcagcagcaacaacaacagcaacagcaacagcaacagcagcagcaacagcaacagcaacagcatgTAGCTGGACCGCGGCCGCAGACTAACCAGCCACCGAAGGGATATGGCGAACTGCAAGGAGCGCCTATGGAGCGTTCGTCCAGAGGACAGCAGCTACACGATATCCTGAAGAGTGGTGAAACCCCCGACTGGTCAGCTTCGATGCAATCTCAGCCAGCCGAAGAGCCAACTTCTGCGCTCAGCAAGGCACCTCCGATGGTTAGGGGAGATGGACGTGAGCCGGCTGCCCCAAAATCCGCCTCGACCACGGATGCATGGGACTTTAACGAATCCAACTTCCAGGATCCTACCGCGATGACACAGCCGACCCCGCAACAGTCTTTTTCCAGCAGGCCTGACACGGATGCCTTCCCCAGCGCCGAGAACCTAACCAAGTCTCCTAATCGTGGAGCGCTCTCCCACCGAAGAAAGAGCTCGAGCGGCATGGCGCGTAGACGGAGCGCCGAGCACGAGCTTTCGCTTGGGTCCCTGAACCAGAAGGCAGAGGGTGCAATGTTCAAATTCCGCTTTGGCTTGCGCGGTCATCTGGATGTGGTACGGACTGTTATCTTCTCGGGTGGCGGAAGCCCTGGCGAGCCTGAGATCTGCACGGCGGGAGACGACGGCTTGGTCAAGAGATTCCATATTCCTGACAGGCACATTGGCCAACGAAATGCTGATGGAGATCTCGATGTTGCGGCGGACTTTACACATCGCGGCCATAGCGGGGCCGTGTTGTCTCTCGCGTCTTGGTCGCCATCCCCCAACTTCTCTACCGGCGGTCGTGCTCAGGGTGATGGTTGGATTTTCTCGGGTGGTCAAGATGCCACGATTCGCGTgtgggaaagaggaagggttGATCCCAAGGCCACCCTAGATGGCCATACCGACGCTGTCTGGGCGCTTTGCGTTTTGCCCACGAACCTGGGTGCCATTTTCGGTCAGACCAATAGCCATGGTCCACCCGATAGGATTCTGCTGGTGTCCGGAGCGGCGGACGGGACTGTCAAGGTGTGGGCTGTCAGCGCACCTCCTCAACTCACATCGCCCCAGCCGGGACCAGCTCGTCGTGGGCCAGGCGGACGTGTTAGAGGCAACTCCATGAGCTCTGGCTCCGCATTCCCCAGCTCGCCACAGCCGACCACGGCATCCAACTCTCCCTTCCATCATACGCTTGTGCATACCATTAAGAGGGCCAACTCGGAAGCTAGCCCGACGTGTATTACTGCCCTCAGTCCCAATGGTGAGACCTTTGCTGTCAGCTACGCGGATGCCGCCATCATTGTCTACGACACACGCAGCGGAGAGGAGATTGGAACGATGGCGAGCTTGGATACATATGACGGCACCATCAACACCGCCGTGAACGCTGTTGTAGCAACAACCGTTGGATTGGACCAAACACAAGGCCCCGGTGGTGAAGATGAAACTGGTGGTGGGCCTACCGGGGGTGGCCGGTCCATGGCGGGCTCTGGCGTGGAGGGTACCATCATTTCTGGCCATGAAGATCGCTACATTAGGTTCTTTGATGCCAATAGCG GTCAATGCACATACAACATGCTAGCCCATCCAGGATCCGTCTCTAGCCTTTCTCTCAGCCCCGACGGCCGCGAGCTCGTCAGCGCCGGACACGACATGTCGCTGCGCTTCTGGTCTCTCGAGACAAGGTCATGCACGCAAGAAATGACTTGCCATAGGAGCATGCGCGGCGAAGGTGTCTGCGCCGTTGTATGGAGTCAGGACGGAAAATGGGTGGTTAGCAGTGGTGGAGACGGCATGGTCAAAGTGTACgcgaggtag
- the mus-43 gene encoding DNA repair protein rad14, whose protein sequence is MERASTPPAQARRSTRSTTAARPPSPPTPAADRRRIEESRLRVKDLRTQREADHRAAGIPLPSDSLPRTASGIAATDDIQLAGAAGRAAAAASRKRPFTSISRNDVPASNRDARTATGTNDRKDGNNGNGNGDAGGSLPPISRKFTKYVDYNFSAMTDTKGGFLSLEDDPFNKHLSVPTKPGQPEQEQKPAHMTAAEWERMQLIRKLQRTKAGPYEPGLSVLTDNKETKKCRECGSLEIDFVWAETFGCAVCGKCKERFPEKYSLLTKTEAKEDYLLTDPELKDPELLPHLSKPNPHKSHWHDMMLFLRYQVEEYAFNVKWGSAEALDAEFEKREQDKKRRKEAKFKEKLLDLKRKTRTEAFRRNTGKLGGIAGGDGGGGDGSSIGRRGKATKFGDTINNGGKHVHEWGRTVENEEGMTVKTCTTCGMEVEELEF, encoded by the exons ATGGAACGGGCGTCCACTCCTCCAGCTCAAGCGCGCCGATCAACCCGATCAACAACCGCAGCAcgtccaccatcaccaccaactcccGCTGCCGACAGGCGTCGCATA GAAGAATCCCGTCTTCGCGTCAAAGACCTCCGCACCCAACGCGAAGCCGACCACCGCGCCGCCGGcatccctctcccctccGACTCTCTCCCACGCACTGCGTCCGGCATCGCCGCCACCGATGACATCCAACTagccggcgccgccggtcgcgcggcggcggcggcctctCGCAAGCGTCCGTTCACCTCGATCTCGCGAAATGACGTACCGGCTAGTAACCGGGACGCTCGCACGGCGACAGGGACCAATGACAGAAAAGATGgcaacaacggcaacggcaacggcgacgCAGGGGGAAGCTTGCCCCCCATCTCGCGCAAGTTCACTAAATACGTCGACTACAACTTTAGCGCCATGACGGACACCAAGGGCGGGTTCCTGTCGTTGGAAGATGATCCGTTCAACAAGCACTTGTCCGTTCCCACGAAGCCGGGACAGCCAGAACAAGAACAAAAGCCGGCGCACATGACGGCTGCGGAGTGGGAGCGGATGCAGTTGATAAGGAAGCTGCAGCGGACTAAAGCCGGGCCGTACGAGCCGGGATTGAGTGTGCTGACGGATAATAAGGAGACGAAGAAGTGCAGAGAGTGTGGGAGTCTGGAAATCGACTTTGTGTGGGCAGAGACGTTTGGGTGCGCCGTGTGTGGCAAGTGTAAGGAGCGGTTCCCGGAGAAGTACAGTTTGTTGACCAAGAcggaggcgaaggaggatTATTTGTTGACTGATc CTGAACTCAAAGACCCCGAACTCCTCCCTCACCTCTCCAAACCGAACCCGCACAAATCCCACTGGCACGACATGATGCTCTTTCTACGATACCAGGTCGAGGAATATGCGTTCAATGTCAAGTGGGGGTCGGCGGAGGCTCTGGATGCCGAGTTTGAGAAGCGTGAGcaggacaagaagagaaggaaggaggccAAGTTCAAGGAGAAGTTGCTTGacttgaagaggaagacaagGACAGAGGCGTTTAGAAGGAACACGGGCAAGTTGGGCGGGATAGCAGggggagatggtggtggtggtgatggtagttcaatagggaggagaggaaaagCGACCAAGTTTGGGGATACGATCAATAATGGGGGGAAGCATGTCCATGAATGGGGGAGGACGGTTGAGAATGAGGAGGGGATGACGGTCAAGACGTGTACGACTTGTGggatggaggttgaggagttGGAGTTTTAG
- a CDS encoding inorganic phosphate transporter produces the protein MGLSPQITNLIIILGMMQVAKKIPFEDPNVLNLCRALYALSNVIILCIHLYIMNTINKKKDLTTLKYVEPAPMGSTEEGKLVTTTIHAYDLAQSKQLLRSQMMGVFMMGVMHLYFKYTNPLLIQSIIPLKGAFESNLAKIHIFGQPASGDLKRPFKQSAGLMAGLQGGAAQSDKKAVEAAERAGRGGAKEE, from the exons ATGGGTCTCTCCCCCCAAAT CACCAACCTGATCATCATCCTTGGTATGATGCAGGTCGCCAAGAAGATTCCCTTCGAGGACCCCAACGTTCTCAACCTCTGCCGCGCTCTTTACGCGCTCAGCAATGTCATCATCCTCTGCATCCACCTCTACATCATGaacaccatcaacaagaagaagg acctcaccaccctcaagTACGTTGAGCCGGCGCCGATGGGTTCCACTGAGGAGGGCAAGctcgtcaccaccactatCCACGCCTACGATCTCGCCCAGTCCAAGCAGCTCCTCCGCTCCCAGATGATGGGCGTCTTCATGATGGGCGTCATGCACCTCTACTTCAAGTACACCAAccccctcctcatccagaGCATCATCCCCCTCAAGGGCGCCTTCGAGTCCAACCTTGCCAAGATCCACATCTTTGGCCAGCCCGCCAGCGGCGACCTCAAGCGTCCCTTCAAGCAGTCTGCTGGTCTGATGGCCGGTCTCCAGGGCGGCGCTGCTCAGAGCGACAAGAAGGCTGTTGAGGCTGCCGAGCGTGCTGGCCGCGGTGGCGCCAAGGAGGAGTAA